GTGTTGGGGGCCATGGCCGCCACGTGGGCCGCCATGGTGATGAACACCCCCGCCGAGGCGGCGCGGCCTCCCTGGGGGCTGACGTAGACGATGACGGGGCGGCGCGAGGCCTCGATGGCCTGCACGATGTCGCGCATGGCCGAGTCGAGCCCGCCCGGGGTGTCGAGGCGAATGAGCGCGGCCGAATCACCCGCCTTGCCGGCCTCGGCGAGGCCGCGCGCGACGTAGGTCGCGATCGCCGGGGTGATGGCGCCCTTGACCTCGAGCACGCGCACGCGCTCGCCGGCAGCCCGGGCCGAGAGGCCCGAAAGGGCGCTCAGGCAAAAGAAGAGCGCGATCAGCCAGCGAACGCAGACGCGCAAGGCGAGAGGGCCCTAGCGCACGGGGTGCGCGTCGGAGGACTCGCCCCCCTGAGCCGCCTGGGCGACGCGCTTGGCCTCGCGGGACTCGAGGAAGAAGAGCAGGAGCAGGATGGCCACGCCCGTGTCGATGGCGACGTCGGCGATGTTGAAGATGGGGAAGAAGTTGCGGCCCTGCCACTGGGCGTCGAACATGTCGACCACGTAGCCCAGGCGCACCCGGTCGAGGAAGTTGCCGAAGGTACCGCCCAGCAGCAGGCCCAGGCTCAGGACGTGGCCGAGAGTGA
This sequence is a window from Pantanalinema sp.. Protein-coding genes within it:
- the lspA gene encoding signal peptidase II, giving the protein MTKKSFACLAFYFLALAVFLLDQWVKLWVVDHMGLYQSIPLIKDLFALTYVRNIGAAFSAFSGQVWALALVAGSVSVAIMVYIHRQKEVTLGHVLSLGLLLGGTFGNFLDRVRLGYVVDMFDAQWQGRNFFPIFNIADVAIDTGVAILLLLFFLESREAKRVAQAAQGGESSDAHPVR